In Zingiber officinale cultivar Zhangliang chromosome 6A, Zo_v1.1, whole genome shotgun sequence, a single genomic region encodes these proteins:
- the LOC121993803 gene encoding phospholipase D delta-like codes for MGKRSYDAGRFKFLHGDLDIWILEARSLPNMDLMSERMRKCFTMYGACSAPRRHSESNHRGMSKMITSDPYVSVCVAGATIAQTRVIPNSEDPKWEEHFCVPVAHPTDKIEFQVKDNDVFGAQMIGVATIPVERILSGEPLTGWFPVIDHSGVATKPYPDLHLSLQFKSIDGNPLYRDGIGAGPEYTGVPNAYFPLHRRGQITLYQDAHVPDNMLPEIELDNGKFFEHSKCWEDTCHAIVEAHHFIYIVGWSVYHRVKLVREPTRPVPANGGELTLGELLKYKTQEGVRVVMLIWDDKTSHDKFLLKTDGVMHTHDEETRKFFKHSSVHCVLAPRYASNKLSIFKQHVVGTLFTHHQKCVIMDTHANGNNRKVTAFIGGLDLCDGRYDTPEHRLFADLDTVFHKDIHNPTFQGNNNQGPRQPWHDLHCKVEGPAAHDILTNFEQRWRKATKWRDFKLRKVTHWNDDALIKIERISWILSPSAYQSGSQTSTENDPENWHVQIFRSIDSGSVKGFPKVVQQAEAMNLVCAKNLKIDKSIHTAYVKAIRAAQHFIYIENQYFIGSSYFWPSYKNAGADNLIPMELTLKIVSKIKAKERFAVYVVVPMWPEGIPTSGAVQEILFWQGQTISMMYKVIGDALKEAGLSETKHPQDYLNFYCLGKCEPLLQQTQSSNTSQENAPQRLSQKFRRFMIYVHSKGMIVDDEAVIIGSANINQRSMEGSRDTEIAMGAYQPHYSWAARHGHPRGQVYGYRMSLWAEHMGVVSDCFQEPQSLECVRHVNSLAQNNWNSYAAPEIKQMKGHLLQYPLVVEPDGRVGPLPGCESFPDVGGKILGAHSTLPDVLTT; via the exons ATGGGGAAAAGGTCATACGATGCCGGCAGATTCAAGTTCTTGCATGGGGACCTGGACATCTGGATCTTGGAAGCCAGATCGCTTCCCAATATGGATCTCATGTCGGAGAGGATGCGGAAATGTTTCACCATGTACGGAGCCTGCTCTGCGCCTCGCCGGCACTCGGAGAGCAACCACAGAGGAATGAGCAAGATGATAACCAGCGACCCCTACGTCTCCGTCTGCGTCGCCGGAGCAACGATAGCCCAGACCAGAGTGATTCCCAACAGCGAAGACCCGAAATGGGAAGAGCACTTCTGCGTGCCGGTCGCGCACCCCACCGACAAAATTGAGTTCCAGGTGAAGGACAACGATGTGTTCGGAGCCCAAATGATCGGCGTGGCGACGATCCCCGTCGAGAGAATCCTGTCAGGGGAACCGCTCACTGGCTGGTTTCCTGTGATCGATCACAGCGGGGTGGCCACGAAGCCATATCCAGATCTTCACCTGAGCCTGCAGTTCAAGAGCATCGACGGCAACCCTTTGTACAGAGATGGGATCGGTGCAGGTCCAGAATATACCGGCGTGCCCAATGCATACTTCCCCCTCCATAGACGGGGCCAAATCACCCTTTACCAAGATGCTCATGTTCCGGACAACATGCTCCCTGAGATTGAATTAGACAACGGCAAGTTCTTCGAGCACAGCAAGTGCTGGGAGGACACATGCCATGCGATCGTGGAAGCTCATCACTTCATCTACATAGTCGGATGGTCAGTCTATCACAGGGTGAAGCTGGTGAGGGAGCCAACGAGGCCGGTGCCGGCCAACGGCGGGGAGTTGACTCTCGGGGAGCTTTTGAAGTACAAGACACAGGAAGGGGTTCGCGTGGTGATGCTGATTTGGGACGACAAGACTTCGCACGACAAGTTTCTTCTGAAAACA GACGGTGTCATGCACACGCACGATGAAGAAACTCGCAAGTTCTTTAAGCATTCAAGCGTGCATTGTGTGTTGGCCCCTCGCTATGCAAGCAACAAGCTAAGCATTTTCAAGCAACAT GTCGTCGGAACTCTGTTCACGCATCATCAGAAATGCGTTATCATGGacacccatgccaatggaaacaACCGGAAAGTAACAGCTTTCATCGGCGGACTCGATCTATGCGACGGTCGTTACGACACTCCTGAGCACAGGCTCTTCGCTGATCTTGATACTGTTTTCCACAAAGATATCCACAACCCTACATTTCAA GGCAATAATAACCAAGGGCCGAGGCAGCCGTGGCATGATTTACACTGTAAAGTCGAAGGCCCAGCGGCACATGATATATTGACGAATTTTGAACAGAGGTGGAGAAAAGCTACGAAATGGAGAGATTTCAAGTTGAGAAAAGTGACACATTGGaatgatgatgccttgattaaGATCGAAAGGATTTCATGGATTCTTTCTCCTTCTGCCTACCAGTCTGGTAGCCAAACTTCCACTGAAAATGATCCAGAGAATTGGCACGTCCAG ATTTTCCGATCAATCGATTCCGGGTCAGTGAAAGGCTTCCCAAAAGTGGTGCAGCAAGCAGAGGCAATG AATCTTGTCTGCGCGAAGAACTTGAAGATAGACAAAAGCATACACACTGCGTACGTCAAAGCAATTCGAGCAGCACAGCACTTCATCTACATAGAGAACCAATACTTCATTGGCTCTTCCTACTTTTGGCCATCCTACAAAAACGCAGGCGCTGACAATTTGATACCCATGGAGCTGACCCTGAAAATTGTGAGCAAAATCAAGGCCAAAGAACGATTTGCAGTCTATGTGGTGGTGCCAATGTGGCCCGAGGGAATCCCCACCAGTGGCGCCGTGCAAGAAATACTCTTCTGGCAG gggcAAACAATATCGATGATGTACAAAGTCATCGGAGATGCCCTCAAAGAAGCTGGTCTCTCTGAAACCAAGCACCCTCAGGACTACTTAAACTTCTACTGTCTCGGCAAGTGCGAACCCCTTCTCCAACAAACGCAATCAAGTAACACTAGTCAAGAAAACGCTCctcag CGTCTGTCTCAGAAATTCCGTAGATTCATGATTTATGTTCATTCAAAAGGAATGATCGTGGACGATGAGGCCGTGATCATTGGATCGGCAAACATTAACCAAAGGTCCATGGAGGGCTCCAGGGACACTGAGATCGCAATGGGTGCGTATCAGCCACACTACAGTTGGGCCGCAAGGCACGGCCATCCTCGCGGACAGGTTTACGGGTACAGAATGTCTCTTTGGGCGGAACACATGGGCGTGGTGAGTGACTGCTTTCAGGAGCCGCAGAGCCTTGAGTGCGTCAGGCACGTCAACAGTCTTGCGCAGAACAATTGGAACTCTTACGCCGCGCCGGAGATCAAGCAGATGAAGGGCCACCTGCTGCAGTACCCGCTGGTGGTGGAGCCAGACGGGAGGGTCGGTCCCTTGCCCGGATGCGAGAGCTTCCCCGACGTGGGCGGCAAGATTCTGGGTGCCCATTCCACTCTCCCTGATGTGCTAACCACGTAG